The genomic DNA ACATCTGCACGATCGTCGGAGGCGCGATCGCCGGACTCGCCGGAGTGTGGTTAACCCTGGAACAGGTGGGAGCCTTCTCACTGCGAATGAGTGCCGGACGGGGATTTATCGCCCTTGCCGCCATGATTTTCGGTCGCTGGCATCCGATCGGCGCATTAGGAGCTTCCCTGCTGTTTGGCTTAGGAACCGCCATTCAAATTCGTGCCGCCAGCCTCACTGCCACCGATTCCGCCCTGGCATTAATTCCAACTCAGGTGTATCAGGCTATTCCCTATCTGCTGACGATCGTGGCTCTCGCAGGATTAGGCGGCAAAGCCACACCTCCCGCTGCCAGTGGACAACCCTATGAAGGGCAAAAATCCTAGTAAATAATCATCTCCGAGTTTTTGCGTCGCCGCTCGGCTGCCAGTTTGCGCTTCCGCCATCGTCTGATTGCAATCGCCGTCCGCACGATCGGAGAAAGATAACTGCGATGCAGCATTTCCTCGTCGTCCAGCTTGCCGAGCGGATGATTGCTCATACAGGACGCCAAACTATCCAGGTAAGGTTCTAGCTCGATCGCCCGCAGCACCTCTTCCGCCGACTGGTAGCGATCGGGCAGACTAGTCTTCAGCATTTTGTCCAGCACTTTGCCAAAGTAGTCGCTTACCTGGACGGAATGCTGCCACAGCACTTCTCCCGTATCCACGTCATAGTCAAACTCCATCGGCGGCTTGCCCGTCAGCAGATAGAGGCAGGTAACGCCCACAGCAAAGACATCGCTTGCATAGGTGGCTCGCAGCGCCAGCTGTTCGGGTGGGGCAAAACCCAGAGTGCCAACAAAGTGCGTCGTTGCGCCCTTATGGGTATTCTCATCCACCTGGATAAACTGCTCTTTTACAGCGCCGAAGTCAATCAGCACCAGCCTGCCGTCATCCTGGCAGCGAATAATATTGGGGGGCTTGATGTCCCGGTGAATCACCTGCTGCTGGTGGATATAGCTCAGCACGGGCAGCAGTTCCCGCAAAAAGAGTTTGACCTCCGCCTCGGAGAAAACGCCGCGCAGTTTCACTTCCTTTGCCAGGGTGCGTCCCCGCACGTATTCCTGCACCAGGAAGAATTCGCCTTCTAGCTCAAAATAGTCCAGCAGGCGCGGAATCTGGGCGTGGCTTCCAAGCTGGCTGAGCGTCTTTGCCTCTCGCTCAAATCGCTGGCGGGCACGCTGAAGCACGATCGCATTGGAAACCTTGGGGCACAGCTTTTTGATCACGCAGAGCGGATTGCTGGGCAACTTCATGTCCTTTGCCAGGAATGTCACCCCAAAGCCACCCCGTCCTAGCCCGCGTACAAGCTGATAGCGATTGCGGAACAGATTCTCGGAGCCGCACAGTTCAATGAGCTGGGTGGGGGACTGATTAGCGGGCTGCGTTTCAGGCGTCAATTTTTCGGTAGGGGGGATTGAAGCATCCATGCACTTATGCTGCTATTCCAGGCTGCTGTGTTAAACGGCTGTAGCTCTGCTAATCCTGACTGTCTGTATTTACACGGACTATAACATCCGAAGTCGTATCGCCTTTATAAAGACACAGTAAAGTGATTGACCAGATTTCCTACTACCTTAGCCAGAAATCCGAGACTTCGTACTGCAACTGTGACAGCATTTCGCGCAGCAGGGGCAAACTTAGCCCAATCACGTTGCTATGACAGCCTTCCAGCCGTTCTACAAACAGTCCACCCCGTCCTTCTAGCGCAAAGCATCCGGCACAGTTCAGCGGTTCTCCCGTTGCCACATAAGCCTCGATTTCCCGATCGCTCACCTTGGCGAAATGGATCTCCGTCACCTGGCATCGCACCAGCGTCTTTTGCTGCGGCTGATCGATCAGGCAATGTCCGGTATAAAGTTGCCCAACTCGCCCGCGCATTTGCTTCCAGCGATCGATCGCCTCTGCCGGATCTTTAGGTTTCCCGTAGATTTCACCATCCAGTGCCAATACGGAATCACACCCCAAAATCAGCGAATTGGACAGCAATGGTGCCACGGTTTCGGCTTTGCCCTGTGCTAGTAATTGCACCAGGCGATCGGGCTGCGATTCCTGAATTTGGGATTCGTCGAAATCGCTGGGCTGCACAAAGATAGGAATGCCTGCCCCTTGCAGCAGCTTCTTGCGAGCCGGAGAGGCAGATGCCAGAACAAAACGCGGAATCGGGCGAGCCATGATTAATTCACTGAGCTAGTACACCGAATTCATACATTGAGAATCAAGTACACCGAACTAGTACACCGAGAAGGATTTTGCTACCTTACGGAGCCGATCCTCGACCTTCTCCCAGCGCCGCTCTGTTGTAGACACATTGAAGGTATAAAGCTGTCCCCGTCGCACTGCCACGCTGGCAATATTGTGGCGAAGCTGATTGGGCAACGTTACCGCATATTCCAGCAGATAGTAAGTCTTTTCCCCGTCCTCGCGTGCCTCAGCAGAGACCAGTTCCGCCTGTCGTCCCGATCCCTCTGGGGCGATCGCATTCTTTGAAAGTCGATAGCCCACTTCCGTCGGGGTTCCCAATTCCTCTAGCGTTTTGTCGTCCTTGACGGGACTGATAATGACGCTGGCGTTTTCCGTCTCCTCGATCAGGTCGTGCAGCACCACATCGGGACCGTTATTCACCTTGACTTCAATCCAGCCGTTGGGGTAGAGGAACTGGTAGCCCTGATAGGTGTTGACATAGCTTTTTAGCCCCGTCGCCCCCGAAGCGCAACTCTGTAAACTCAGGCTCAGCACAACGAGCAGCACTGCTGCAATCCGCTTCAGCATTCATTTTCCTCAAAACCCTTCCTGTAGGATCTTACAGCGATCGGTCGTCGGATCTGCCGTTTCCCTTAACCGTTTATTCGCCGATTACTCATGATCGTTCCAGTCCGGGCAGTGATCGTCCTGCTGCCAACCATAGGGGTGAAAGCCACAGATCAGCAAACTGCGAGTACTGCGACTGTATCCGTAGGCAATCCCGTGGTAGTGGGCACAGCCTTCACAAGCTTTTGGGCGGGAAGACCCCACATCCCGAAACCCAAGCTGCGATCGGAGGATATGCTGCTTGCTCTGCTGCCGATGCCAGTGG from Leptolyngbya ohadii IS1 includes the following:
- a CDS encoding Maf family protein — protein: MARPIPRFVLASASPARKKLLQGAGIPIFVQPSDFDESQIQESQPDRLVQLLAQGKAETVAPLLSNSLILGCDSVLALDGEIYGKPKDPAEAIDRWKQMRGRVGQLYTGHCLIDQPQQKTLVRCQVTEIHFAKVSDREIEAYVATGEPLNCAGCFALEGRGGLFVERLEGCHSNVIGLSLPLLREMLSQLQYEVSDFWLR
- a CDS encoding serine/threonine-protein kinase yields the protein MDASIPPTEKLTPETQPANQSPTQLIELCGSENLFRNRYQLVRGLGRGGFGVTFLAKDMKLPSNPLCVIKKLCPKVSNAIVLQRARQRFEREAKTLSQLGSHAQIPRLLDYFELEGEFFLVQEYVRGRTLAKEVKLRGVFSEAEVKLFLRELLPVLSYIHQQQVIHRDIKPPNIIRCQDDGRLVLIDFGAVKEQFIQVDENTHKGATTHFVGTLGFAPPEQLALRATYASDVFAVGVTCLYLLTGKPPMEFDYDVDTGEVLWQHSVQVSDYFGKVLDKMLKTSLPDRYQSAEEVLRAIELEPYLDSLASCMSNHPLGKLDDEEMLHRSYLSPIVRTAIAIRRWRKRKLAAERRRKNSEMIIY
- the psbP gene encoding photosystem II reaction center PsbP, which produces MLKRIAAVLLVVLSLSLQSCASGATGLKSYVNTYQGYQFLYPNGWIEVKVNNGPDVVLHDLIEETENASVIISPVKDDKTLEELGTPTEVGYRLSKNAIAPEGSGRQAELVSAEAREDGEKTYYLLEYAVTLPNQLRHNIASVAVRRGQLYTFNVSTTERRWEKVEDRLRKVAKSFSVY